In Leptolyngbya sp. NIES-2104, the genomic window ATTCACCCTTGTCCAAAGTTGCCAAATTGAACGAACTCAAAACAGAATTTTTATCTAAATTTGAAATCTGTGAGATCTGATGCTACAAAACAAACTCCGTGTGATACAACATTGACGCGAATCGACATTTGTCCCAAATTGTTACAAACAAAGGACAGAATGAATCTTCTCTACTGTCGTTGTGCATTAACAAAGGTTTAATCAAAGTGTTCTTGGACACCCAAACTAGGGCAAAATGATGTCGGGGTTATCTATAAACTATCTGCTGCGATGGAGTTAAAGAGGCGATATGAGCATTGAAAAGATCGTTGATCAAGCCCTTCAGGATGGCTATTTGACACCAGCGATGGAAGCCGAAGTAGGGCGCATCTGCGATACTGCCTCGGAGTTATCGATCGAGGAATATATGGCGCTCGATCGATTAATGGGGGCACTACTGACGGGTGAAGTCGTCGCCGTTCCCCGGAAGCAGTTTATCAACGTCATGGAAGAACTGGTCTTGACCGAGGCGATCGCACGAGTGGCAGAAATCGAAGCCACCAGCGATCGCACTTTAGATCTAGGTGATATCGCTGCGTATGCGTTGAACCGTCTACCGCCGCTGTATGCGACAACCGAGGAAGGAGCAAACTACCAGCGCCAGCACGCGAAAGAAGGATTGCAGGGTGTGATTTCACAACGAGTCGGAGAAGCGATCGCGAAGAACCTTGACAAACCCGATTTTTTTCCAGAACGACAAATTCTTGGAAAAAGCTCGAAAGACGAAATTCTTACCCAGGTCAGCAGTCTCTTGCAGGCGTATGCACCCAGCTTCGAGCCAGAACCACGTCGATAAGATTTTGATGATTCAAATCGATTCAGGGGCAAAATGCCCCTTTTTTCTTGGGAATGAATGCTGACGAATTCTGAATTCGATTCGGCTCAATGGGTCACAAAAACCCCAGGATTAATTCGCCTACCATGTACACACAAGCCGATTGATCGGTCGTCGCCGAAATCTTTCGCCCCCTAAATCCCCCACGAGTGGGGGACTAAGAGTAGAGCAGATCCTTCCAGTTGAGAGAATCGCTTCGATTCAAAGTCCCCCAGAATGGGGGATTTAGGGGGCACAAGCCGCCCAAAACGAAGCAAAATACGGATGTATGTACACGGTAGAGATTGATTCACTGGGGTTTTCTGTTCATTTAGATTTTCGTGCCACAGTGCGGACAGAACTTATTGCTTGGAATGTTCTCAGCGCCGCAGTGACGACAGTTGATCGTTTCTGCTGCCCGTTCTAACAATTTCCGCTCCGGTAAACCAATCATCTGAGCATTGCTCTTACCCGTTGGCACCATCGGATAGCAGTTCTCATTTTTCTTCACCCGCACATCCATCAAGACTGGACCGGGATGAGCGATCATTTGGGCGATCGCGCTTTTCAATTCCTCGCGGGTTTCTACAATCATGCCTTTGATGCCAAACGCCTCCGCCAATTTGACAAAATCAGGTGTGCCGACCTGCATGTTTGAATTGGAGTAGCGCTCATCATAGAAAGCTTCTTGCCATTGGCGCACCATGCCCTGCCAACCGTTGTTAATAATCACGGTTTTGACATTGATTCCGTACTGCGCCAGAGTTCCAAGCTCCTGAATGTTCATCTGAATGCTGGAATCACCACTGATACAGATGACTTCTTCGTCTGGAACTGCGACTTTTGCCCCCATTGCAGCGGGCATTCCAAAGCCCATCGTTCCGAGTCCCGCGCTCGAAATCCAGCGACGCGGACCGTTTTTGAGGAATTGAGCCGCCCACATTTGGTGCTGACCTACATCGGTTGTGTAGTAAGCGTTCGGGGCTTGCCGTCCGACTTCTGCAATCACTTCTTGAGGAGACAACACACCTGGATACTCAGGCACAACCAGCGGATAATCTTCACGCCAGCGATCGATTCTTGCAAGCCATGCTTCAGTTTGATCCGGGTTCGCGGGATCGCCTTCTTCGGTGCTGCGCTCTAACAAATCAGTCAGAACTTGCTTCACATCTCCCACGATCGGCACATCCGGCAAGCGAACTTTACCCACTTCCGCTGGATCGATATCGATGTGAATCACTTTAGCGCGGGAGGCGAATTCGTCGAGTTTCCCGGTGACTCGATCGTCAAATCGTGCCCCGACTGCAATCAACAAATCACACTCGGTCACAGCAAAATTCGCATACGCCGTTCCGTGCATTCCGAGCATGCCAACCGATAACGGATGATGCTCATCGAATGCGCCGATTCCCATTAGCGTTGTCGTGACAGGCAGCTTAAAGCGTTCTGCAAGTTCTTTCACTTCCGAGTGTGCGCCTGCTGCGATCGCGCCTCCCCCGACGTAAAGCAGCGGTTTTTGAGCCTGACGAATCAGTTTCAATGCCTGTCCAATTTGGCGCGGATTGCCTTTTACCGTCGGGCGATATCCAGTCAATCGGACAGAACCTGGATCAACCGGAACATAATCAAATTGTTCAACACCGACATCTTTAGGCACGTCGATCAAAACAGGTCCCGGTCGTCCAGTGCTGGCGATATAGAACGCTTCAGCAACAATTTTCGCCATGTCACGCGGATCGCGGACGACATAGGAATGTTTCACGATCGGTAAGGTAATGCCGTAAATATCAGTTTCCTGGAACGCATCACTTCCGATCGCAGGACGCGGAACCTGTCCCGTCACAATCACCATCGGAATCGAATCCATGTGTGCGGTCGCGATCCCCGTTACCAAGTTTGTCGCACCCGGTCCCGAAGTCGCGAAACAAACGCCGACTTTTCCGGTGGCGCGAGCGTATCCATCGGCGGCGTGGGCAGCTCCTTGTTCATGGCGCACAAGAATGTGCTTGAGGATTCCAGCTTGTTCAGCCCGATAGAGTTCATCATAGATCGGCAGAATTGCACCGCCGGGATAGCCGAAAATGTGTTGGACGCCGTGGCGACTGAGACTATCGATTAAAGCAAAAGCACCCGTCACCTGTTGGACTGCTGATCGTTGCTGCAACTGCACTGGAGTAACCTCTTCGAGTATGCGCGATTTGGATAGTTTAGAAGATTTTTGTATCGTAGGATGCAAGCGATAAGAATATAGTGTAAAACTGATCCCTATTTGTGTCGAGAGACTGTCTCACGGATTTTTTCAAGATACCTACGATACAAAGCATTTGAAATGAAATCTGGAAATAAGTGTGTCAGAGAACCTTGATATTGCTTTAGATTCCGCAACTTAACTAGAAGAATCCTAATCAATCGAAACCGTTTCTGAAGCTAGACCGAGGAATGATTTGTGTCTTGACTTCATGACGTTGAGCAATGAACTAACTCAGAAATAAACACGGCGGCGGTCACGGTACGATTTGAAGATTCAATTACACCTTGGACTGCTCCGGGAGAATGCCAGAGTGTGAGGTGGTCAACAGCAGGATCAGCATAAAAGTGAGTTGCATTTCCACCCAGCATCAGAGAACTCCAATGAGTAAAGCGATCGTGGCTCACTCGATGAATCGGAAATTCTCCAAACAACGGAACGCCCCAACCATCGATTGCGATAAATCGATCGATCCGAATTCCTTGACGCTGCCAGATTCTTGCTGCTGCGATCGTGCCCACAACCCCGGCACTAAACGCAACAATTAAAACAGATTTGTCCGGCTGGAAGAACTCTAGAATATGCTGAGACGAATAAGCGGGCTGTCGATCGGACGGGAAAACTGCACACTGATTCTCAGAAAGATTCACCTGAGCGATGAAAGCTTCTGTCAACTCAGCGGAGTGCATTCCTGGGCAAATCAAAATCTTCATTACTTAGGTAACGATATTTCACTCATCGATCCTTTCCCCCGGTAGGGGATGTTAGCCTGAAACTAAACCGAAAAATTGATAAAGGGGTTTTTACACTGTGGTTGCGACTCCAGACAAGCTCGAACACACTCACCATCATCATCACACTTCTTCAAACTCAGAACGAATCGCCGTTCTTCTCATGGGATACGGCGAGGTCGAGAGCTATGAAGACTTCGCCAATTACAACGAACAAGCGCTGAATCTCCTCACGGCAAAATTTGCGCCCGTTCCAACCTGGGTTTATCCACCCTTGGCAAAACTATTAGCGATCTTCGATCTGCACGAGTGGGGACACCAACACGGACAGTTCATCTCGCCGCACAATGAAATTTTTGAAAAACAGCGTGCAGGTGTGGAAGCCGCATTACAAGAAAAGTGGGGCGATCGCATTCAAGTCTTCAAAGCCTTCAACTTCTGCAAACCATTCCTACCTGAACAAGTCCTAGCTGAGGTTAAAGACCAAGGCTTTACCAAAATTCTGATTTATCCCTTGCTGGTGGTCGATTCCATCTTCACGAGTGGAATTGCGGTTGAACAAGTGAACAAAGCCTTGGCAACCCTAGCCGATGAGGGCGAACACTGGCTAAAGGGAACGCGCTATATTCCTTCGTTCTTCGATCGACCTGAATACATCAATTTGATGGCGCATTTAGTCGAAGCTGAGATTCAATCTAATCTAGCTGAGAACTATCTCCCCTCTCAGGTCGGAATCGTTTTGATGAATCACGGCTGTCCACACAAAGCAAAAGGCTTCACGTCTGGAATTACCGAGAGCCAACTGCTTTACGACAAGGTGCGCGATCGCTTAATTGATCGTTATCCCTTGATTTCTGTCGGCTGGCTCAATCATCAGACCCCGCTAATTGATTGGACGCAACCGAATGCCGATCTTGCAGCGAGAAACTTGATCGAACTCGGAGCAAAAGCGATCGTGTTTATGCCGATCGGTTTCGCGACTGAAAACCATGAGACGCTGCTGGATGTCGAACACATCATCGAAAAGCTTCACCGCAAGTATTCTGATGTGAAATACGTCAGAATGCCCTGTGTGAATGACCATTCTGAGTTTCTAAAAATGGTTGCAGACTGGGCAACTCCACAAATTGAATCGCTTCTATCTGAGCAAGCTTTGGCGGTTGTTCCAGTGCATGGAGAAGTGCACCATCATCATGATCACGGACATCACCACGACCACGGACATCATCACCATTAATTGGTAAAACTTTGAGAGGGAGGCACTTCTGAGCCTCCCTTTTAATTTTGGTAAATTGGGTGAGTCACGCTGTGTCAGAACGGGATCACTGCATGGATACATTAGAACGCTTTCGAGGATGCCTGTTAGGACTTGCGACAGGGGATGCGATCGGTACAACCGTTGAATTTCAGCAACGCGGTTCATTCTCGCCGCTCACGGACATGGTAGGCGGAGGTCCATTTAACCTCAAGCCGGGTCAGTGGACTGACGATACCTCTATGGCATTGTGCCTCGCCACAAGCCTCGTCACTATGGGCACATTTGATGCCGCTGATCAAATGAATCGATACTGCGATTGGTACGAACAGGGATACCTTAGCAGTACAGGTAAGTGCTTTGATATCGGTAACACAGTGCGGCAAGCGTTGCAGCACTACAAGCACTCTGGCAATCCATTTAGCGGTTCCACTGATCCAAAATCTGCTGGTAACGGATGTTTGATGCGGCTGGCACCTGTTCCGATGTTTTACTTTCCAGAACGCGATCGCATTTTACATTTCTCGGCTGAAAGTGCTCGGACAACGCATGGTGCATCAGAATGTATCGATGCCAGTTGTTTATTTGGAGAAATGTTATTCCGCGCTTTGTCGGGAATGAGCAAAACTGAGATTCTTTTTAGCAGCAGTCCAGAGACGATCGCATCGCCATCAATTCAAGCGATCGCTTGTGGCGAGTATCAACGCAAGCAAAGTCGTGAAATTCGTGGTACCGGATACGTCGTCGCAAGCCTAGAGGCTGCGCTTTGGTGCTTTTGGACGACAGAAAGTTATGAGCAAGCCATTCTTAGCGCTGCAAATCTTGGTGATGATGCAGACACGACTGCGGCAATTTGTGGTCAAGTTGCTGGCGCATATTACGGAGAATCTGGTATTCCGGCGCATTGGCTGGAGAAGCTGACGATGCGAGATGAGATCACCAAGCTTGCTGAGCAACTCTATGTTGAACGCTAATTCACAATCAGTTCAAGCAAGATGGGTTTGCAAATTGACGAAACTTCGCTACAATATCAGAGCTTAGTTACGGGATGTAGCGCAGCTTGGTAGCGCGCCTGCTTTGGGAGCAGGATGCCGCAGGTTCAAATCCTGTCATCCCGATTGGTTTCGGAACAAAATATTAATAGAAACGATTTATCATAAGTCGTTGGAATTTTCTGCAATGCGTCACGTCAAAATTGTAAACATCATCAGTTGCCTCTTGATCGGAGCAATGACCGGATGTAAAGAGATTCGAGAACAGTTTCCTGAATTACCCACCTTTGAGCGTCCTGCTCCACTACCCCCCAAACCCGCACAATCGCCGACCGCCGCAAAAATTGAGACCACCATCTATCAGCAAATCAATCAGGTGCGGCAACAAGACGGACTCAAAGGACTGAAAAAGAACGATCGATTAGCAGAAGTGGCGCGACGATATAGTCAGCAAATGGCAGAAAAAGAGTTCTTCAGTCATACCGGAGCCGATGGAACAAACGTTGCCGATCGCGTTGAGGCAGGACAAATTTCTTTTCAAATTGTGGGCGAGAATTTGTACATGGGAACGAACATTAGACAGCCTGCGGATAATGCGGTCGAAGGCTGGATGAATAGTCCCGGACACCGAGAAAATCTTCTTCGTCCTGTCTATGCGGAGACTGGAATTGGAGTTTGGAAAAAGGGCAATACCTATTACATTACGCAACTTTTTCTCAGGCAGTAGATTAGTTTCGATCGACAGGGAGACCGAGCCATTGACTTAACTGTTCTGCTAACCAATCAATTTCTGGAGGGGTCAAAGATTCATAATTGTTCGTGCCGCCCCCTAAAGTAAATTTTCTCGTTCCTGCCCAAATGTTAAGGTGTGCAGGAATTCTGACGTGACCCCCTTCGGAATCGTGCTTGTAAGTATCTTGAGTCCTATCAATTCGGCAAATCGATCGACGATCGGCAGTTAACGGAAAAATTCCGATGCCAAAGAGTTCATTCGCGCGAAAAATTTTGGATTCAGTGATTTCTAATCTGACTTGCCCGAAGAGATCGAACAGAATTCCCCAAGTCATCCATAAACCCGCAGCCAAGTGCCCGATCGCGAATAAAGCCATAAACCAACCGCCAGAACTCCAACTGATCAGCGCCATGCCGTACCACATGATGAGAAAGGAATTCCAGAAGAGCGCGAATCCAAGCAGGGGAATCAATCCAAGATGAAATCCTCGTGACGGAATGACGATCTCTAGAGTTTGGCGCGATCGTGCAAATTGAACCTTGCTACCAACGGGTTGCCCTTTTGCTAAAGTTCGAGGTGCATCTAGAGCTTCTAGAGCTTGTTTAGCGGATTGCAATCGTAAATCTAAACTGGGTTCTGTCAGCCACTTGAGCCAGTCGATTAGATCCGGACTGAGATTGACGTGTTTATCGAACAAAATCCGCATTTCCCGCTGTGGCAGTTGATCGGGATTCTGTCCGGTTGCTATGCAGATTAAAGTCGCACCTAACGCATAGAGATCCGAAGCTGGAACGGTTTGCCCTCCAAATTGCTCCGGAGGCATATAACCGTAAGTTCCGACGATCGTTCGAGTGCCATGATGTAGTGCAGTTTGAACAGAACCGAAATCAATTAAATAGATCCGACCGGGATGATTACCTGTTCGATTTCCGAGCAGAATATTACTCGGCTTCAAATCGCGATGAACGACTGGAGGCTGGCGACTGTGAAGATAGTCAAGAATGGAGAGTAAATCTTTTGCGATCGCTCTAAGTTCTTCTTCGCTAAAGGTTCGCCCGGATTGTATCCAGTCTTGCAGCGATCGCGCTTCGATGTGAGTTTGAACAAGTGCAAATCCTTTACCGAGGTCAGTTTCGACTTCAAAATCATCAAGGTATTGAGGAATTGCACGGTGATTGAGCGATCGTAAAACTGCTGCTTCTCGCTCAAACAGTTTGAGATCCTCCCAGGTAAACTCTGGTGCAAACAGGAGTAGCTTCACCACCACGATCGCGTCAGACTGTAAATCCTTTGCCAGAAATGTTCTTCGTCCGGTTTGACGACCGAGTAGCGATTGGATCTGATAACGATCGCGCAAAACTTTCCCAATGAGTTGATCCATGATGCCTCAAGTGATTCATCGGATGACACCATTATCTCTTTAGGATTTTGCGATCGTCACTGATGCAGTCGCTACATTTTTTTACCGACTAGCCAGAGCAGTCCCGCATCAATGAAGGTAAAAGGACTATCCAGGGTGCCTGCCAACAGACTGAGGAGAAGAAAGTAACCGAGCGAAGCGATCGCGACAAATTTGATTAAAACGAGCGTTGCCATAGCCAATGTAGAGAAAACTAGGTTGGTGTAGAATAGTACGCCAAACACGACGTGTCAAATCCTTGGCTCTAACTTGTGAGGATAGAGCAATATTTATAAGTTTTATAAAGATACACTACATTTTTTGGATTTTCATAGAGTCATTCTGCCTATTGCTAGGAACTGCCCAATCTGCCCAGAGGAATACATAGGCAGATTTCATACCTTCCTTACTGATAGAAGTTCGATGAGTTTCTCGATCAGATTCAGATTTTCACGACTCAATCCCGCAAAGAAAGCAGCTTGGATTTTTCTGGCACGATCGGTAAACAAAATCGAAACGTACTTCCCTTACCGAATTCGCTTTCGACCTCGATCGTACCTTTTTGCAGCTCGACTAAGCGACGAGAAATGGCAAGCCCGATTCCAGTTCCGCCAGAATGCCGATCGCGCGATCGATCTGATCGCCAAAATCGCTCGAATACATGCGGCAGATCTTCAGCTTTGATTCCCCGCCCCGTGTCTTTGACTGCGATCCATAACTTATCCGATTCTGTCCAAGCCTGTAGGGTAATACTGCCTGCTGATGTATAACGTAGGGCGTTTCCCACTAGGTTCACTAAAACCTGTTCTACTCGTTCGGAATCCGCCATCGCAGACGGGAGCGATTCAGGACAGTCCACTTTTAAGGTCGGACTATCATCGAGTAATTGATCGGAAAATTTTTCCACGATCGACACTAGTAAAGGTCGAATTTGTAGCGGTTGGAGATGAATCGGTAAATAACCTGCTTCTGCTTTCGAGAGTTCTTGCAGGTCGTTGACCAATCGACGTAAGCGAACGGTTTCCCTTGCAAGGCGTTGATACACATCTGGAGTTGACTCGATCGTGCCATCTGCCAATCCTTCTAGATAGCCTTCGATCACGGTTAAAGGGGTGCGTAGTTCATGAGTCAGATCGCCGACTAAATCGCGTCTGCGCTGTTCTACTCCTTCGAGATCTTGAGCCATTCGATTAAAACTTTCTGCCAATTGATTGAGTTCAGGAATCTCGTTTTCAGGCACCCGTTCTTCTAAGTGTCCGGCTGCAAACCGCTGAGTGATTTCTTCCATCTGAATCAAAGGCTGCATAATGCGTTTCGACACCCAATAGCTAAGCCCGATCGCAGTGGTTCCCCCGACAATCACCGACCAAAACGCGCCCCGACTCCAAGCCGATTCAAACCCATCGATCAGCCGACTTTTTACCCGAACTACACTAAAATCGATGCCCTGCAACTGTTCGAGATGCACCAGAAACAATCGCGGTGTGTAAACCTTTCCTACAGTCAGCAGCGTACTAATCCCAACCACCATGACGATCATGTGGGACAAAAACAATCGGGTGCGGAGGTTGGGTTTACTCATGCGGCAGTGTCTTCAAATTTGTAGCCGACTCCGATCACCGTTTTAACAAAGGTTGGATTTGCCGGATCGGGTTCGATTTTCTTTCTCAACCGGGCGACGTGTGTATCGACGACTCGTTCATCTCCGAAAAAGTTACTGCCCCAAAGTTTGTCGATCAATTGCGTTCGGTTCCAAACGCGTCCCGGATAGCTCATAAAAGTCGAGAGCAAATCAAATTCGAGCGTCGTTAAATCTAAAGGTTCTGTGCGATCGCCGTTTTGTCGAGCTGCCGATCGCTGATCTACATCCAAGACAAAATTCTGTGTCCGGTACACCTGAGACTGTCCGCCCTGTCGCATCGTTCGTCGCAATAACGCCCGGACTCGCGCTACTAATTCCTTCGGGCTAAAGGGTTTCACCATATAATCATCTGCGCCCGTTGACAGTCCGATAATGCGATCGATTTCTTCGCCTTTGGCGGTCAGCATCAGAATAAATGGATCTTTCGCTCCGGGTTTTTGGCGCACACGGGCACAAACTTCTAGCCCATCGAGTCCCGGAATCATCAGATCGAGAATCATCAGGTCAGGTTTTTGCTCTTGGAAGACTTGTAAAGCAGAAATACCATCGCGACAAGTTCGACAAGAAAAGCCTTCTTTTTCAAGGTAAAGTTGAATCAGTTGAGCGATTTCGGCTTCGTCTTCGACAATCAAGATTTCCATAACACCGGGGGTCTAGAAGGTCACAACCTGTATAGCTCTGAGTGTATCAATTTGACAACTCGAAGAACGTCGAATTTTCAACTGACAAACTTTTATCGCGATCGTTTTGCGGATTGTGGAGTTTTGTAAACTTCCTTAAGAATGCAGCGATCGACCGATAAAATAACTTGTATCGAAGCTTCACGAATTTCTATATAGGGCTAAGCGCACACGGGGGGACAGATGGAGTTTTTAAGTTTTCTGAACGACGTTAATTTTGAAGCGATCGTTCAATTGACTTTGGTTGCCATGATCATGTTGGCAGGTCCAATCGTGATTTTCTTGTTGGCGTTCCGAGGCGGCGATTTGTAAGCTTCCGATTGGTGTGACATCAAAGTTTTATCAGGTTTAAGAGAGAGTAGCTCCAAGGCTCGATCGTGTTTCGCGATCGGGCTTTTTCATTTAGGTTGAATTCCTAGCAGCGGTTAGAATTAAAATCATTCGCTAGGCTCTTACACCTATGATTGCAGCAAAAGAAAACGTCCCAAAGCTTACTCCCGAAGAATACTTCGCTTGGGAAGAAAAGCAGCTAGAAAAGCACGAGTACATTGATGGTGAAGTTTACGCCATGAGCGGCGGCAGCAAAAACCATAGCTTAATCTCTGTCAGATTCATTACCTTGTTTTCCAATCACCTAGAAGATAGTAGCTGTGAAACTGGTAATTCAGATCTAAGAGTTAACATTGTTGAGACAAACGACTACACCTATCCAGATGTCAGCGTGACTTGTGACGATCGAGATAAAGCTACAACTCAGTACATTACCTATCCCTGCCTAATCGTCGAAGTTCTCTCACCCAGTACAGAGGCATACGATCGAGGCGGCAAATTTAGAATGTACCGCAATAATCCGAATTTTCAAGACTATCTATTAGTCAGTTCTACCAGTATCGAAATAGATTTGTATCACAAGAACGAAGCAGGAGATTGGCTAATCATCAACTACAAAGAAGGCGACACTGTAGAACTAAAAAGCATTAACTTAAAATTCTCGATCGAGCACGTCTATCGTGGTCTTGTTCTCACCCCAGAATCTGAAAACTCACAAACCGCTTAAAACCACACCCCCACTATCGCCAAGTCTGATGAAAATGGGGGTGAATTTGAAAAAGATTAATGCTCGTGGTGTCTGCCGCCGACCGTTGAAAAAATAGAGCTAACATCATTCCGCACAAGTTCTATCTGTTGGAAGCTGAGTCTCAATTTCTATCGTGGTGTATTTCAGCTTTGTCAGGATTTCTGTTAACAATTGCTTGGCGCTCGTGTTAGCGGCTTCGAGAATGTTACTGTCACAGGCTTCTTGTCGGATTGCTGCGATCGCTTTGAGTTGAGCTTCTTCTTGGAGTTCAGGAGTCGCTTTTGGTGCAATCCACTCCTTGTAGTTTGCTAAAATTGTCGATCGTCCAACATTCAAACCGATATCTCGAATGTAAGGAGCAGGCAGAACCAGGTGAACTTTACCGGGACTGACTGATTTGACTTGTAGCTGTTTGAGGTTGATGCCTGCTTGGATTTGACTTACGCCTTCATACACAAAGTTGGTTTGTCCGATTTTGACTCCGAAGACTTCGCTTGGTTTTTCGACGCGGATAGTTGCCTTCGCATCGATCGTGACTGCGGTGAGTTGATCCGCGTTCTTTAATCCTGAGAAGATTAGGTTTCTCACCTCGATCGTGCTTGAACTAGTGTGATGCAAGAGCATGAACACAATGAGAAGTAGCGGTGCGATCGCGCTTAAAACTTGCCACTTATGTTTCTTGGCTGATAAACTGATTGTAGATTGAACACCTTGTTCAAGTAACGTTCCCCAAAATGCCATCCGGTTTCTCCTAAAATCGCTCTCTGTCGTTAGAATAACAATTCTAAAATTATCCCTCCACAGCATGAAGCAACAAACGCTTCGGTTTGCTACGTTGCAGTAGTTTATTGCTGATTTAGATGCTTGATGAGTGCGTGGAGGAACAACCGTGGTAAAAATTGGCTATCACGCTTCCCATGAGCAGTTTAAGCCAAGTGCATTACTGCAATACGTGCAACTGGCAGAACAAGCAGGATTCAATGCGGCTTTGTCTTCGGATCATTTTCATCCTTGGAGCGAAATGCAGGGACAGAGCGGGTTCGCTTGGTCA contains:
- a CDS encoding Uma2 family endonuclease, translating into MIAAKENVPKLTPEEYFAWEEKQLEKHEYIDGEVYAMSGGSKNHSLISVRFITLFSNHLEDSSCETGNSDLRVNIVETNDYTYPDVSVTCDDRDKATTQYITYPCLIVEVLSPSTEAYDRGGKFRMYRNNPNFQDYLLVSSTSIEIDLYHKNEAGDWLIINYKEGDTVELKSINLKFSIEHVYRGLVLTPESENSQTA
- a CDS encoding DUF4230 domain-containing protein, which gives rise to MAFWGTLLEQGVQSTISLSAKKHKWQVLSAIAPLLLIVFMLLHHTSSSTIEVRNLIFSGLKNADQLTAVTIDAKATIRVEKPSEVFGVKIGQTNFVYEGVSQIQAGINLKQLQVKSVSPGKVHLVLPAPYIRDIGLNVGRSTILANYKEWIAPKATPELQEEAQLKAIAAIRQEACDSNILEAANTSAKQLLTEILTKLKYTTIEIETQLPTDRTCAE